One stretch of Geoalkalibacter ferrihydriticus DSM 17813 DNA includes these proteins:
- a CDS encoding 6-bladed beta-propeller — protein MAVWRWMVVFAALALLGACAPAQPDRQRFFWPPDTSEARIEYLDFYEKAEDVRRGAPARISEAILGRERPRPLFSRPVDVASDGKGRFYVSDAESRRVHVFDLNRFETRVLQDENGQPFGFRLPHGLAVDAQGLVYVSDIHAHQIFVFGPDGRKLRSLGQGHLENPAGLAVSPDGARIWTAEPQQHRLTRLDADGNLVQRLGRRGNRPGGFNYPLDVDLDAQGNLYVLDSLNARVQVFDGEGKFLRLFGERGTALGSFQIPKALAVDPEGHVYVTDARAHRFVVFDLEGRHLLTLGAKHSAADGVAPGGFLLPGGIDADPAGGIYVVDGLNRMVHRFQYINDEWLAAHPIRPGEAAAK, from the coding sequence ATGGCTGTTTGGCGCTGGATGGTGGTTTTTGCCGCGCTGGCGCTGCTGGGTGCCTGCGCGCCGGCGCAGCCGGATCGTCAGCGCTTTTTCTGGCCGCCGGACACCAGTGAAGCGCGCATCGAATATCTTGACTTTTACGAAAAGGCCGAAGATGTGCGGCGCGGCGCGCCGGCGCGCATCAGTGAGGCGATTCTGGGTCGCGAGAGGCCGCGACCGCTGTTTTCTCGGCCCGTGGATGTGGCCTCCGATGGTAAGGGACGCTTCTACGTCTCCGATGCCGAAAGTCGCCGCGTGCATGTCTTTGATCTGAATCGCTTCGAGACCCGCGTTCTGCAGGATGAGAACGGTCAACCTTTTGGCTTTCGCCTGCCTCACGGCCTGGCGGTGGACGCCCAGGGATTGGTTTACGTGAGCGACATCCACGCCCACCAGATTTTCGTGTTTGGACCCGATGGCCGCAAACTGCGCAGTCTCGGGCAGGGACATCTGGAAAATCCCGCCGGGCTCGCCGTTTCCCCTGACGGGGCGCGTATCTGGACGGCCGAGCCCCAGCAGCACCGCTTGACCCGCCTCGACGCCGATGGAAACCTGGTGCAGCGCCTGGGGCGGCGGGGCAACCGACCGGGCGGTTTCAACTACCCTCTGGACGTGGATCTGGATGCGCAGGGCAATCTCTATGTGCTCGACTCTCTCAACGCGCGTGTGCAGGTCTTCGACGGCGAGGGCAAGTTTCTGCGCCTGTTCGGCGAGCGCGGCACGGCCCTGGGTTCGTTTCAGATTCCCAAGGCGTTGGCCGTCGACCCTGAAGGTCATGTTTACGTCACCGACGCGCGCGCCCACCGCTTTGTGGTCTTTGACCTTGAAGGGCGCCACCTGCTTACTCTCGGCGCCAAGCACTCGGCGGCAGACGGTGTGGCGCCGGGGGGCTTTCTGCTGCCTGGCGGCATCGACGCCGACCCAGCGGGCGGCATCTACGTCGTCGACGGTCTGAATCGCATGGTGCACCGCTTTCAATACATCAACGATGAATGGCTCGCCGCGCATCCCATCAGGCCGGGCGAGGCAGCGGCGAAATAA
- a CDS encoding cytochrome c3 family protein: MNRRFATNIFCTALLLGLLLLAAPAMALQIVYPADRTYVTKSNYLILKTGDPQITGVTVTLNGTESDLIDISDEVYRNAFGDIIILLPNWRPGNNQIVVAGFREGRRLAREAANIVYLRDLSAIPPKGFEPFVMHTPEGEALCAPCHLMQPVPAVRRGDTAATNACGDCHQGLLDKKHVHGPAGVWECSVCHLEDSEPNRHRLVASEAELCNSCHIGKVEEFEQRRFAHGPVGVGLCTICHDPHSSDHSGFLRAKPNEVCLACHEGLDQGTHVVRGIGGKPHPLSGPVNPLDERKEFSCVSCHDPHGGDTQFLFQGGAQTKFGLCNLCHQK; the protein is encoded by the coding sequence GTGAACAGACGATTCGCAACAAACATCTTCTGCACCGCCCTGCTTCTGGGGCTGTTGCTGCTTGCCGCGCCGGCCATGGCGTTGCAGATCGTCTACCCGGCGGATCGCACCTATGTGACCAAGTCCAACTACCTGATTCTCAAGACCGGCGATCCTCAGATCACCGGGGTGACGGTCACTCTGAACGGCACCGAGAGCGACCTCATCGACATCAGCGACGAGGTGTATCGCAATGCGTTTGGCGACATCATCATCCTGCTGCCCAACTGGCGCCCCGGCAACAACCAGATCGTGGTGGCCGGTTTTCGCGAAGGGCGACGGTTGGCGCGCGAGGCGGCCAACATCGTCTATCTGCGCGATCTCAGCGCCATTCCGCCCAAGGGCTTCGAGCCCTTTGTCATGCACACCCCTGAAGGCGAGGCCCTGTGTGCGCCTTGCCACCTCATGCAGCCGGTTCCGGCTGTGCGGCGCGGCGATACCGCCGCCACCAACGCCTGCGGCGACTGCCATCAGGGGTTACTCGACAAGAAGCACGTCCACGGTCCGGCCGGGGTCTGGGAGTGCAGCGTTTGCCATCTCGAAGACAGCGAACCCAACCGCCACCGCCTGGTGGCGAGTGAAGCCGAGCTGTGCAACAGCTGCCATATCGGAAAAGTCGAGGAGTTCGAACAGCGGCGCTTCGCCCATGGGCCCGTTGGCGTGGGGCTGTGCACCATCTGCCATGATCCCCATTCATCGGATCATTCCGGATTTTTGCGCGCCAAACCCAACGAAGTGTGTCTGGCCTGCCACGAAGGGCTCGATCAGGGCACGCATGTGGTGCGCGGCATCGGCGGCAAGCCCCATCCCCTGAGCGGGCCGGTGAACCCCTTGGATGAGCGCAAGGAGTTTTCCTGCGTCAGCTGTCACGACCCCCATGGGGGCGACACGCAGTTTTTGTTCCAGGGTGGAGCGCAAACCAAATTCGGTCTGTGCAACCTGTGTCACCAGAAATGA
- a CDS encoding cytochrome c3 family protein, protein MKRVFSLAVALALFATPAAASIRDTPHDLSSSSSATIRSDNVDDLCVFCHTPHAASTSVDNAPLWNRGIGGALDVADLYDSPSLTDASKPAAVLAEINGSDARLCLSCHDGSSMASGLVNPPGGVQPTFLNGVDTVSGAANLFDATNMLTNDHPIGMNYAAAQGDDAGLRAAPAGIRFFDGVMWCASCHDVHSNTHQPFLAMDNSGSSLCLACHDK, encoded by the coding sequence ATGAAGAGGGTTTTTTCTTTAGCGGTGGCTCTGGCTCTGTTCGCCACCCCGGCTGCGGCAAGTATCAGGGATACGCCGCATGACTTGTCCTCGAGCAGTTCTGCCACGATCAGGTCGGACAATGTCGACGATCTGTGCGTGTTCTGCCACACGCCGCACGCCGCCTCGACATCCGTGGATAATGCGCCGCTATGGAATAGGGGAATTGGGGGCGCGCTTGACGTGGCGGATCTTTACGACAGCCCCTCGCTGACCGATGCCTCGAAACCGGCTGCCGTGCTTGCCGAGATCAACGGTTCCGATGCGCGGCTCTGTCTGTCCTGCCACGACGGGTCAAGCATGGCCAGCGGTCTGGTCAATCCCCCAGGCGGGGTGCAGCCGACTTTTTTGAACGGCGTCGACACCGTTTCCGGCGCTGCTAATTTGTTCGACGCGACGAATATGTTGACCAATGACCACCCCATCGGCATGAATTACGCCGCCGCGCAAGGAGACGATGCGGGTTTGCGCGCTGCACCGGCGGGTATACGGTTCTTCGACGGGGTCATGTGGTGTGCCTCCTGCCATGATGTGCACAGCAACACCCATCAGCCATTTCTTGCCATGGACAACAGCGGGTCAAGCCTCTGTCTCGCCTGTCACGACAAATGA
- a CDS encoding tRNA1(Val) (adenine(37)-N6)-methyltransferase, producing the protein MTKDSFSEETLDELRVGGLKILQQKNGYRFSLDPILLCAFARVGVGERVVDLGTGSGVIALVLARRTAAEHIVGIEVQAQLAERARRSVVLNGLEARVRILTADVRHVDEVLEPHSFSVVVSNPPFRAPGSGRLAPVGERAAARHELAGGLADFLRAAAALLATGGRFYVVYLAERLVDLLEGMRRVGLEPKRLRCVHGRGGEPARLVLVEGRRGGRPGLALEAPLVVFAEEGYTAEVRAIYDEEEPADDF; encoded by the coding sequence ATGACAAAGGACAGCTTTTCCGAAGAAACCCTCGACGAACTGCGCGTCGGCGGCTTAAAAATTCTCCAGCAGAAAAACGGCTACCGCTTTTCCCTCGACCCTATTTTGCTTTGTGCCTTTGCGCGGGTGGGGGTGGGGGAGAGGGTGGTGGATCTGGGGACGGGCTCAGGGGTGATTGCCCTGGTGCTGGCGCGCCGCACGGCGGCTGAGCATATCGTTGGGATTGAAGTGCAGGCGCAGTTGGCCGAGCGGGCACGGCGCAGCGTGGTGCTCAACGGGCTGGAGGCGCGCGTTCGCATTCTCACCGCCGATGTGCGCCATGTTGATGAGGTGCTCGAACCGCATTCGTTTTCGGTGGTCGTGAGCAATCCGCCATTTCGTGCTCCGGGCAGTGGCCGGCTGGCTCCGGTGGGCGAGCGCGCGGCGGCGCGTCACGAGCTGGCGGGTGGGTTGGCGGATTTTTTGCGCGCGGCGGCGGCCTTGCTTGCCACAGGCGGGCGCTTCTATGTGGTTTATCTGGCCGAGCGCTTGGTCGATCTGCTCGAAGGCATGCGCCGCGTCGGGCTGGAGCCCAAACGGCTGCGCTGCGTGCATGGGCGCGGCGGGGAGCCGGCGCGCCTGGTGCTGGTGGAGGGCCGACGCGGCGGACGCCCCGGACTGGCGCTGGAGGCGCCGCTGGTGGTTTTTGCGGAAGAGGGTTACACTGCCGAGGTGCGGGCGATTTACGACGAAGAGGAACCGGCTGACGACTTTTGA
- a CDS encoding DUF721 domain-containing protein — translation MTKSDRGRMFRALPLGEILEQVLKERGLSDRLHKYRAFSCWARAVGPQVAAQTQPLRIRDGILEVRVAHPVWMQQLQLLKPRILARLAEYLGPGVINDLYLRQGRIEKNPSTTGAPTPLAWKSIKLGPAEEEYIAATLATVTDPDLRRNMERVMRRQAQVEKARREAQKSSAGSSSS, via the coding sequence ATGACAAAAAGCGATCGCGGCCGCATGTTCCGGGCCCTGCCCTTGGGAGAGATCCTTGAGCAGGTGCTCAAGGAGCGCGGCCTGAGCGACCGGCTGCACAAATACCGCGCTTTTTCCTGCTGGGCACGGGCGGTCGGCCCCCAGGTCGCGGCCCAGACTCAACCCCTGCGCATTCGCGACGGCATCCTCGAAGTTCGCGTCGCCCACCCCGTGTGGATGCAACAACTGCAATTGCTCAAACCGCGCATTCTCGCACGCCTTGCCGAATATCTCGGACCCGGAGTCATCAACGATCTCTATCTGCGCCAGGGGCGCATCGAAAAGAATCCGTCCACCACCGGCGCGCCGACTCCTCTTGCATGGAAAAGCATCAAGCTCGGCCCTGCGGAAGAAGAGTATATCGCCGCCACCCTGGCAACCGTCACCGACCCCGATCTGCGCCGCAACATGGAGCGGGTCATGCGCCGCCAGGCCCAGGTCGAAAAAGCGCGACGCGAGGCTCAAAAGTCGTCAGCCGGTTCCTCTTCGTCGTAA
- a CDS encoding DUF3343 domain-containing protein translates to MVRDNDIVAIFHGIHRVMKAEKILKEAGAEILLIPTPRELSSDCGLAIRFVPAERERVLKVLAEADLNPVELYRRSGRDYELLLSSAGNPG, encoded by the coding sequence ATGGTTCGTGACAACGACATCGTGGCGATTTTTCATGGCATTCATCGGGTAATGAAAGCCGAGAAGATACTCAAAGAGGCTGGGGCCGAGATTCTGTTGATCCCCACCCCGCGCGAGCTGAGTTCGGATTGCGGCCTGGCGATTCGCTTTGTGCCCGCCGAGCGGGAGCGAGTGCTGAAAGTGCTCGCCGAGGCCGATCTGAACCCGGTGGAACTCTATCGGCGCAGCGGCCGGGACTACGAACTTCTCTTGTCGTCGGCCGGAAATCCCGGCTGA
- the ffh gene encoding signal recognition particle protein produces the protein MFDNLSDKLESVFRKLRGQGRLTEEDVSEALREVRLVLLEADVNFKVVKDFVAAVRERALGQEVLKSLTPAQQVIKIVRDELARLMGEGVDNRLDLTARPPVPIMLCGLQGSGKTTTCGKLALSLRRDKRNPLLVPADVYRPAAIDQLKTLGRQLGVTVYESMPGQDPVRICEDARRYAELNGFDTLILDTAGRLHIDDELMGELDRIKASLKPREILFVADAMTGQDAVNVAQSFNERLDVTGIILTKLDGDARGGAALSIRAVTGKPIKFVGMGEKLDALDVFHADRMAQRILGMGDVLTLIEKAEAAIDKENAAEMEKRLRKEGFTLENFRDQLQSIKKMGSMESILKMIPGAGKQMKQVKDMQLPDKELKKIEAIISSMTPQERRDHRILNGSRRMRIAKGSGTTVHDINVLIKRFSEAQKMMKKMQKLGPKGMKNLMRGGGPFM, from the coding sequence ATGTTTGACAACCTGAGCGATAAACTTGAGTCGGTTTTCCGCAAGTTGCGCGGGCAAGGTCGCCTGACGGAAGAAGATGTCAGCGAGGCCCTGCGCGAGGTGCGCCTTGTTCTGCTTGAAGCCGATGTCAACTTCAAGGTGGTCAAGGACTTCGTGGCGGCGGTGCGTGAACGCGCCCTGGGTCAGGAAGTCCTCAAAAGCCTCACCCCCGCTCAGCAGGTCATCAAGATTGTGCGCGATGAGTTGGCGCGGCTCATGGGCGAAGGGGTCGACAATCGTCTCGATCTGACGGCGCGCCCGCCGGTGCCCATCATGCTGTGCGGCCTGCAGGGTTCGGGTAAGACCACCACCTGTGGCAAGCTCGCCCTGAGTCTGCGGCGCGACAAGCGCAACCCGCTGCTGGTGCCTGCGGACGTTTATCGGCCCGCGGCCATCGATCAGCTCAAAACCCTGGGCCGGCAGCTCGGGGTAACGGTGTACGAATCGATGCCGGGGCAGGATCCGGTGCGCATCTGTGAGGACGCGCGCCGCTATGCGGAACTCAATGGTTTTGATACGCTGATTCTCGATACCGCCGGCCGTCTGCACATCGACGATGAGCTGATGGGTGAGCTCGACCGCATCAAGGCTTCACTCAAGCCGCGCGAAATCCTCTTTGTCGCCGATGCCATGACCGGGCAGGACGCCGTCAATGTCGCCCAGAGCTTCAACGAGCGTCTTGATGTCACCGGTATCATTCTGACCAAGCTTGATGGCGATGCCCGCGGCGGCGCCGCGCTGTCCATTCGCGCAGTCACCGGTAAGCCCATCAAATTTGTGGGTATGGGCGAAAAGCTTGATGCCCTGGATGTTTTCCATGCCGACCGCATGGCGCAACGCATTCTCGGCATGGGTGATGTGCTGACCCTGATCGAGAAGGCCGAGGCGGCCATCGACAAGGAAAACGCTGCCGAGATGGAGAAGCGCCTGCGCAAGGAGGGCTTCACTCTCGAGAATTTTCGCGACCAGCTCCAGTCCATCAAGAAGATGGGCTCCATGGAGTCGATTCTCAAGATGATTCCGGGCGCCGGAAAGCAGATGAAGCAGGTCAAGGACATGCAGCTGCCGGACAAGGAACTCAAGAAGATCGAAGCGATCATCAGCTCCATGACGCCGCAGGAGCGCCGCGATCATCGCATTCTCAACGGATCGCGACGCATGCGCATCGCCAAGGGCAGCGGCACGACCGTGCACGACATCAATGTGCTGATCAAGCGCTTCAGCGAGGCGCAGAAGATGATGAAAAAAATGCAAAAACTTGGTCCCAAGGGGATGAAGAACCTGATGCGCGGCGGCGGGCCCTTTATGTGA
- the rpsP gene encoding 30S ribosomal protein S16 yields MSVKIRLARGGAKKKPFYQVVVTDERNPRDGRFIERLGQYDPKQDPPMISLNEDRTMAWLQQGAEPTDTVRQILRTLGIWTKFKQPA; encoded by the coding sequence ATGTCGGTAAAAATCAGGCTGGCCCGTGGCGGCGCGAAAAAGAAGCCTTTTTATCAGGTGGTTGTAACTGATGAGCGTAATCCGCGTGACGGCCGGTTTATTGAGCGATTGGGTCAGTACGACCCCAAGCAGGACCCGCCCATGATCAGCCTCAATGAAGATCGCACGATGGCGTGGCTGCAGCAGGGCGCCGAGCCGACGGATACCGTACGGCAGATTCTGCGTACCCTGGGGATCTGGACCAAGTTCAAGCAACCGGCTTGA
- a CDS encoding KH domain-containing protein, whose amino-acid sequence MKELIEFIAKSLVEHPEAVSVVEEQGEDGTVLVKLVAAQDDMGRIIGKQGRTAKAMRTLLNAKATRENLRATLQIVE is encoded by the coding sequence ATGAAAGAGCTTATCGAATTCATCGCTAAGTCGCTGGTTGAACATCCTGAAGCCGTTTCCGTCGTTGAGGAACAGGGCGAAGACGGCACGGTCCTCGTCAAGTTGGTGGCCGCGCAGGACGACATGGGCCGCATCATCGGCAAGCAGGGGCGAACCGCCAAGGCGATGCGCACCCTGCTCAACGCAAAGGCCACCCGCGAGAATCTGCGGGCGACGCTGCAGATTGTGGAATGA
- the rimM gene encoding ribosome maturation factor RimM (Essential for efficient processing of 16S rRNA), whose translation MMGVAREELFQVGTVIGTHGLRGDLKVRPLTQGSASLLEARSLSLRQAGGEEYASYRLKKASVHKGIILLRLEGLESIDAVAPLKGAEVFMPLADLPEAEVDESYWYELQGAEVVDRRLGSIGTLEDVFTTPAHDVYVVQGRYGEVMIPAVDEFILEFDAQNACLRVDLPLGLVDEGRED comes from the coding sequence ATGATGGGTGTTGCGCGGGAAGAACTGTTTCAGGTAGGGACCGTAATCGGCACCCATGGGTTGCGTGGTGATCTCAAGGTGCGGCCGCTCACCCAGGGGTCCGCGTCCCTGCTGGAGGCTCGCAGCCTCAGCCTGCGTCAGGCCGGGGGCGAGGAATATGCGTCTTATCGTCTGAAAAAGGCGAGTGTTCATAAGGGAATTATTCTTCTGCGGCTGGAGGGATTGGAAAGCATCGATGCCGTCGCGCCCCTCAAAGGGGCCGAGGTTTTCATGCCCTTGGCTGATCTGCCCGAAGCCGAAGTGGATGAATCCTATTGGTACGAGTTGCAAGGAGCCGAGGTCGTTGACCGGCGTCTCGGTTCGATCGGTACGCTGGAGGATGTTTTCACCACCCCGGCTCACGACGTGTATGTGGTTCAGGGACGCTACGGCGAGGTGATGATTCCCGCCGTCGATGAGTTCATCCTTGAATTCGACGCGCAAAACGCCTGCCTGCGGGTCGATCTGCCCCTTGGGCTGGTCGATGAGGGCAGGGAAGATTGA
- the trmD gene encoding tRNA (guanosine(37)-N1)-methyltransferase TrmD, with product MTFDILTLFPAMFASPMGESILGKAVDRGLIQVRAHNLRNWAAGRHQVTDDAPYGGGDGMVMKVDPVVGALRDLRAAVPGAKVVLLTPQGRTFSQQDAAALAAEQGLVFICGRYEGFDERIRAFVDVEYSIGDFILTGGELAAMVMIDAIARLVPGVLGCEGSAAGDSFSDGLLEYPQYTRPAEFEGMKVPEVLLSGNHGEIARWRRRRQLERTAQRRPDLLDAAPLSKEDRCFLASLQSGPGAELNKK from the coding sequence ATGACCTTTGACATCCTGACCCTGTTTCCCGCGATGTTTGCTTCGCCCATGGGTGAGAGCATTCTCGGCAAAGCGGTGGATCGCGGACTGATCCAGGTCAGAGCGCACAACCTGCGTAACTGGGCTGCCGGGCGTCATCAGGTCACCGACGATGCGCCATACGGCGGCGGCGACGGCATGGTCATGAAGGTCGATCCGGTAGTCGGCGCGCTGCGCGATCTGCGCGCTGCGGTGCCGGGCGCAAAGGTGGTTCTGCTCACCCCCCAGGGGCGGACTTTTTCGCAGCAGGACGCCGCGGCTCTGGCCGCCGAGCAAGGGCTGGTTTTTATCTGCGGCCGCTACGAAGGTTTCGACGAGCGCATTCGTGCTTTCGTCGATGTTGAATACTCGATTGGCGATTTTATCCTGACCGGGGGCGAGTTGGCCGCCATGGTCATGATTGATGCCATCGCGCGGTTGGTCCCCGGGGTTCTCGGGTGCGAAGGCAGCGCCGCCGGAGATTCTTTTTCCGACGGTTTGCTTGAGTATCCTCAGTACACCCGGCCGGCCGAGTTCGAGGGCATGAAGGTGCCCGAAGTGCTGCTCTCGGGCAACCATGGAGAAATCGCCCGCTGGAGACGGCGCCGGCAACTGGAGCGCACAGCCCAGCGCCGCCCCGATCTTTTGGACGCGGCTCCTTTGAGTAAGGAGGACCGTTGCTTTCTGGCTTCGCTGCAGTCCGGCCCAGGGGCCGAATTAAATAAGAAATAG
- the rplS gene encoding 50S ribosomal protein L19, translating into MNVVDRLGMEHIKKNIPVFKAGDTLRVHVKITEGDKQRIQIYQGVCISRMNRGVGSTFTVRKISDGFGVERVFSLHSPAVDKIEVVSIGRVRRAKLYYLRNLRGKAARIREKRYS; encoded by the coding sequence ATGAACGTCGTCGATCGCCTTGGCATGGAACATATCAAAAAGAACATCCCGGTCTTCAAGGCAGGGGATACTCTGCGGGTTCACGTGAAGATCACCGAGGGTGACAAGCAGCGCATCCAGATCTATCAAGGGGTCTGCATCTCACGGATGAACCGCGGCGTGGGCTCCACGTTCACGGTGCGCAAAATTTCCGACGGCTTCGGCGTTGAGAGGGTTTTTTCCCTGCATTCGCCTGCGGTTGATAAAATCGAGGTGGTCAGCATCGGTCGGGTTCGTCGGGCCAAGCTTTACTACCTGCGGAATCTGCGCGGCAAGGCGGCGCGTATCCGCGAAAAGCGCTACTCCTGA
- a CDS encoding ribonuclease HII: MKELSLFPEQESSPWHFEMLARRRGYRAVAGIDEAGRGPLAGPVVAAAVILPDKFALEGLTDSKKLSEKQRLDFYPRIREQALAVGVGVASVVDIDRFNILQATLQAMQRAIGRLALPADYLLVDGITPVPTSIAQRTLKQGDSRSLSIAAASVVAKVVRDHIMEAFDRAYPGYGFAAHKGYGSRSHLEAIARLRPCPQHRRSFRGVREHLESL, encoded by the coding sequence ATGAAAGAGTTGAGCCTTTTTCCCGAGCAGGAATCTTCCCCCTGGCATTTTGAAATGCTGGCCCGCCGACGCGGTTATCGCGCGGTGGCCGGAATCGATGAAGCCGGACGCGGACCCCTGGCCGGTCCGGTGGTGGCCGCGGCGGTTATCCTGCCGGACAAATTTGCCCTGGAGGGCCTGACCGATTCGAAAAAGCTCAGCGAAAAACAACGTCTGGATTTCTATCCGCGCATTCGCGAGCAGGCTCTTGCCGTCGGTGTGGGGGTGGCTTCGGTGGTCGACATTGATCGGTTCAATATTCTCCAGGCAACCTTACAGGCTATGCAGCGCGCCATCGGACGGCTAGCCCTGCCGGCCGATTATCTGTTGGTGGACGGCATCACTCCGGTTCCCACGTCCATTGCGCAACGCACCCTGAAGCAGGGCGATTCACGCTCACTGTCGATCGCGGCGGCCTCGGTAGTCGCCAAGGTGGTGCGCGACCATATCATGGAGGCTTTCGATCGGGCCTATCCGGGCTATGGTTTTGCCGCGCACAAGGGATACGGCAGTCGCAGTCACCTGGAGGCGATTGCCCGTCTGCGTCCTTGTCCGCAGCACCGTCGCAGCTTTCGCGGCGTACGTGAGCACCTGGAGTCGCTGTGA
- a CDS encoding YraN family protein encodes MSVARQSLGRWGEERAGDFLQRQGFQIVERNLRTPLGEIDLIARQGRTLVFVEVKTRRSTAFGVPQDAVTPRKQRQIIRAAQWYLGQGRHSGLQPRFDVIAVLAATAEPQIEHIANAFTL; translated from the coding sequence GTGAGTGTCGCGCGCCAAAGTCTGGGGCGCTGGGGCGAGGAACGTGCCGGTGACTTTCTGCAACGGCAGGGGTTTCAGATTGTTGAGCGCAATCTGCGCACGCCCTTGGGGGAGATCGATCTGATTGCCCGCCAGGGCCGTACCCTGGTGTTCGTGGAGGTCAAAACCCGGCGCTCCACGGCCTTCGGCGTGCCCCAGGATGCCGTTACCCCGCGCAAGCAGCGTCAAATCATCCGCGCCGCCCAGTGGTACTTGGGGCAGGGCCGTCACTCGGGGCTACAGCCGCGCTTTGATGTGATCGCGGTGCTGGCTGCGACCGCGGAACCGCAAATCGAGCATATTGCCAATGCTTTCACCCTCTAA